A window from Drosophila nasuta strain 15112-1781.00 chromosome 3, ASM2355853v1, whole genome shotgun sequence encodes these proteins:
- the LOC132789389 gene encoding polycomb protein Asx isoform X5 has product MKTITPDTSTSAAPKEQQQQQQMPTQGATIPQQRQHIIPVIMEATAHVNLVDDDDEKDPLALDSAAHQTLPLETPQQQQHQQQQSAMNSTSPNKHTHSLRRHLPRIIMKSMPPEKKATGNNEDALHNNAALPPTTAVTLTAATAQLAPSPAINAATTSTSASSSSTTSAPPVRGISSRRIQQQQQAKAAAAAAAAAAAATAAAAAAAAASTASPSSKAVTQASTMREVLASIPGFSVKPRRRSNKKLTTAAQIEQFKDGKIDLETPDSILASTNLRALLNKQTFSLLPPLYQHNLIQLLPSVDREASEVVQPPLQQPDEPSTSSGSGSASVSSHEAIRLSASCLNNEFFARACLEWRERLSEGEFTPENQIKLKTEAEREKNKVDPWKLKHFEPYWGEKNAKRAPNSNPPTCKLKLEPSKQKLETTAADAAVVVTPPPPPSSTQTPTAPPPQPQQQQQEQQLQQATCDNETELKFNISTKCESTTTTTTTSTISIASENTATTGSSEATIATAETSVATINATTETLNKSSNNIISSSSNSSSSNALTEQHRRVLKRPSSSPSRRKRSDLSTIVSELPTTSKESKLIKREVVEMIVPNTTNIDEHATDELDAKLAVTINDQQPLINSTCAKNKATNTEALTTPTPTTASASIPATTSMSTSTAVAATSNIIPTTIPVTTNHFAGYSPDVELVEDTKATPNVALPTATTASTSTTTRNHDFVFADTIDHATATIIKLDDPCDKQIEDSPTMPMTMASNSLSTTTSSSSLASSNCTSSSISSSLSSSCSSSNSSTTAATTTTLAAPISLATAAETTLADMQAMLSSVATLQQQQEQQQQSTPAVELNSSEMFQHVQHDWNFGGIKLMTSAPLNSDASTIDELHGAEQHLNDEAIHMMDVVNEAEDDDIVECHNLLDNNVTEAVAEEVDEDDDNVEEDDDIVECIDAEPQDQDEVMSAMVDHVIEDSEGDTVRDIVDKLQQHHQQQQEQQQQQQHQLHSQIQDVVQLAQHSFIPQAHNVDYSNEITHELLCDAVPMSAAEMEVSSTVITNSSNSNDSSNNLSLCSSSSSSIAINQLPQQATAPAAAPPQQQQQQQRQILVDSNGQIIGNFLLQQQQQQQRQQQQLQQQQLLQQFTLQAAAQQHQQQQQQQQQQQHQQVQQQQATSSNALHKTHQTLPITLRKPFEINSNGAQQFLAPNLLAQQQQQQQLEQQQQAQQKQQQLQQFALQQAQLHQRQLLAQVANNNLLQQQQLQQQQQQQQQSYQQQPQQSVVPPKFIAKPLNIISMTRPANASPNTAATPAVVATPTAANNQQIPSSYANVVTAVQQQPATAQQQQQLNHNSNLQQQQQQSVQIPVSAVNNVLTMKAMPPSGVPTTIAQQRLQPKMPTGKGRKATTNRLPPGAVNLERSYQICQAVIQNSPNRENLKAQLRPPAAILSQQQATTTVSSTSSNTALNVSTVAATPMSNLSTVSSNVIATAAAAAAPQNLKQEELLGGAATVAAAPALPSGMPPNVMGVGRPGVYKVIGPRMGGFPRKKYVQRKPSPTTVIRHMMTAAPGATSNAAQQLQLATGQQVAQQAPPTTPEQLLHQNGTGQYVLVHRANVGAADNQAPRASSAPPMHQNQFVTVQNPLHNLNGLTMGGRGRPASVDNNTAGNGAPVIANNDALHHHELHPQQLQQQQLSNVSAAANIVRRNVAAGKLVYY; this is encoded by the exons atgaaaaccaTAACGCCGGATACATCCACATCAGCAGCGCCaaaagaacagcagcagcaacaacaaatgcccACTCAAGGCGCCACCATTccacaacagcgacagcataTTATACCTGTGATTATGGAAGCAACGGCGCACGTGAATCTCGtagacgatgacgatgaaaAGGATCCATTAGCTTTGGACAGCGCAGCGCATCAAACGCTGCCATTAGAGAcgccccagcagcagcaacatcaacagcagcagtccGCGATGAATTCAACGTCACCcaacaagcacacacatagtCTGAG GCGCCACCTGCCACGCATCATAATGAAATCCATGCCACCTGAGAAAAAGGCAACAGGCAATAACGAAGATGCATTGCATAACAACGCTGCGTTAccgccaacaacagcagtaacgttaactgcagcaacagcgcaACTGGCGCCATCACCTGCCATCAACGCTGCCACTACATCCACCTCCGCCTCGTCCTCATCCACGACATCTGCACCACCTGTGCGTGGCATCAGCAGTCGTCGcatccaacagcagcagcaagctaaagcagctgcagcggcggcggcagcagcagcagcggcaacagcagccgcagcagcggcagcagcagcatcaacagcttCACCGAGTTCTAAGGCTGTTACCCAAGCGTCGACAATGCGTGAGGTACTGGCCTCGATACCGGGATTCAGTGTTAAGCCGCGTCGTCGCAGCAACAAGAAGCTTACAACTGCGGCGCAAATTGAGCAGTTTAAGGATGGCAAAATCGATTTGGAAACGCCAGACTCCATATTGGCATCCACAAACCTGCGCGCGTTGCTAAATAAGCAAACATTCTCATTATTGCCGCCACTGTACCAGCACAATCTTATTCAACTGTTGCCGAGCGTGGATCGCGAAGCCAGCGAGGTTGTGCAGCCACCGCTTCAGCAGCCGGACGAGCCGAGTACAAGCAGTGGGAGTGGCAGTGCTAGTGTCAGCTCCCATGAAGCCATACGATTAAGCGCCTCCTGCCTAAATAACGAGTTCTTTGCACGCGCCTGCTTAGAGTGGCGAGAACGTCTTAGCGAAGGCGAATTCACGCCAGAGAATCAAATAAAGCTGAAAACGGAAGCGGAACGGGAAAAGAACAAAGTCGATCCCTGGAAATTGAAGCACTTTGAGCCCTATTGGGGCGAGAAAAATGCGAAACGTGCACCGAATTCCAACCCGCCCACCTGTAAGCTTAAGCTCGAGCCCTCAAAGCAGAAGCTGgagacaacagcagctgatGCAGCTGTAGTAGTaacgccaccaccaccaccgtCATCAACACAAACACCAACAGCACCACCTccacagccacaacagcagcagcaagaacaacaactacaacaagcaACATGTGATAATGAGactgaattgaaatttaatatt AGCACAAAGTGCGAATCCACAACCACGACAaccacaacatcaacaatatcCATAGCCAGTGAGAATACTGCAACTACTGGCAGTAGCgaagcaacaatagcaacagcagaaacatCAGTGGCAACTATTaatgcaacaacagaaacattaaataaaagtagcaacaacatcattagcagcagtagcaacagcagcagcagcaacgcttTAACGGAGCAACATCGGCGCGTTCTGAAACGCCCGTCGAGCAGTCCATCACGACGCAAGCGCAGCGATCTATCGACAATCGTCAGTGAGTTGCCAACAACGTCAAAAGAAAGCAAGCTAATAAAACGAGAGGTTGTGGAGATGATTGTTCctaatacaacaaatattgaTGAGCATGCGACCGACGAGTTGGATGCAAAATTAGCAGTAACAATAAACGACCAGCAGCCACTTATAAACAGTACCTGTGCTAAAAACAAGGCAACAAATACGGAGGCATTAACAAcgccaacaccaacaacagcatctGCATCAataccagcaacaacatcaatgtccacatcaacagcagtagcagcaacatcaaacATTATACCTACAACAATTCCTGTGACTACCAATCACTTTGCAGGCTACTCGCCGGATGTGGAACTTGTTGAAG ACACCAAAGCAACGCCTAATGTGGCGctaccaacagcaacaactgcgtCGACATCGACAACCACAAGAAACCATGACTTTGTATTTGCAGATACAATCGATCACG CGACAGCAACAATCATTAAACTGGACGATCCTTGTGATAAGCAGATTGAGGATTCACCAACAATGCCCATGACAATGGCCAGTAATTCGCTATCGACAACAACGTCGTCGAGTTCGTTGGCGTCCAGCAATTGCACATCGTCATCGATATCATCTTCGTTATCATCGTCCTGTTCCAGCAGCAACTCCTCGACAACGGCTGCCACAACAACGACTTTGGCAGCTCCAATATCGCTAGCAACAGCTGCTGAAACAACGCTTGCTGATATGCAAGCAATGCTCAGCTCAGTGGCCACacttcaacagcaacaggagcaacagcaacaatcaaCACCCGCCGTGGAGTTAAATTCTAGTGAAATGTTTCAGCATGTGCAGCACGATTGGAACTTTGGTGGCATTAAATTGATGACATCGGCGCCATTAAATAGTGACGCATCAACAATCGACGAATTGCATGGAGCAGAGCAACATTTAAATGACGAGGCTATCCACATGATGGATGTGGTAAATGAAGCAGAGGATGATGACATTGTGGAATGTCACAATCTGCTGGACAATAATGTCACCGAGGCAGTGGCCGAAGAGGTTGACGAAGACGATGATAATGTCGAGGAGGATGACGATATTGTTGAATGCATTGACGCTGAGCCACAAGACCAGGATGAAGTGATGAGTGCAATGGTTGATCACGTTATCGAGGACAGCGAGGGCGACACTGTGCGTGATATTGTTGACAAATTacagcagcatcatcaacagcagcaggaacaacagcagcagcaacaacatcaattgCATTCGCAAATTCAGGATGTGGTGCAATTAGCGCAACATTCGTTTATACCACAAGCTCATAACGTCGACTATTCAAATGAG ATTACGCACGAACTGCTGTGTGATGCAGTGCCCATGTCGGCAGCCGAAATGGAAGTATCCAGCACGGTTATTACGaacagcagtaacagcaacgacagcagcaataatTTGAGTTTatgcagcagtagcagtagtAGTATTGCGATTAATCAGCTACCGCAACAAGCAACTGCACCTGCTGCAGCGCcccctcagcagcagcaacagcagcagcgtcagaTTCTGGTTGATTCCAATGGTCAGATTATTGGGAATTTCcttttgcaacaacaacagcagcaacagcgccagcagcagcaactgcagcagcagcaattatTACAACAGTTCACCTTGCAAGCAGCTGCacaacagcaccaacagcagcaacaacagcagcagcaacaacaacatcaacaggtgcaacagcagcaagccaCTAGCAGCAATGCGTTACATAAAACACATCAAACGTTGCCCATAACGTTGCGCAAGCCTTTTGAGATTAACAGCAATGGGGCTCAGCAGTTTTTGGCACCTAATCTTCtcgcacagcagcagcaacaacagcaactcgaacagcaacagcaagcacagcaaaagcagcaacaactacaacaatttgCTTTGCAACAGGCTCAATTGCATCAAAGACAATTGCTAGCGCAGGTAGCTAACAACAAtctgctgcaacaacagcaactgcagcaacaacaacagcagcagcaacaaagctATCAACAACAGCCGCAACAAAGCGTTGTGCCGCCCAAGTTCATAGCTAAGCCCCTGAACATTATATCGATGACACGACCAGCCAATGCATCGCCCAACACCGCTGCAACGCCTGCTGTTGtcgcaacaccaacagcagcaaataacCAACAGATTCCGTCCAGCTATGCCAATGTTGTTACGGCAGttcagcagcaaccagcaacagctcaacagcagcagcagcttaatCACAACAGTaatttgcaacagcaacaacagcagtctGTGCAGATACCCGTCTCAGCAGTTAACAATGTGCTGACAATGAAAGCAATGCCGCCATCAGGTGTGCCGACAACTATAGCCCAGCAACGATTGCAGCCTAAAATGCCCACGGGCAAGGGACGCAAGGCGACCACCAATAGATTGCCACCGGGTGCTGTTAATCTAGAGCGAAGCTATCAAATATGTCAGGCTGTAATACAGAACAGTCCAAATCGCGAGAACCTCAAAGCCCAACTGCGTCCGCCGGCAGCTATTCTCAgccagcagcaggcaacaacaactgtcaGCAGCACTAGCAGCAATACGGCATTGAATGTATCTACTGTGGCTGCCACACCGATGAGCAATCTCAGCACGGTTAGCAGCAATGTGatagcaacagctgctgccgccgcagcCCCACAGAATTTGAAGCAGGAGGAACTGCTTGGCGGGGCGGCCACCGTTGCTGCAGCGCCAGCCCTGCCCTCCGGTATGCCACCTAATGTAATGGGTGTGGGGAGACCAGGTGTCTACAAG GTAATCGGACCTCGCATGGGAGGCTTTCCGCGTAAGAAGTATGTGCAGAGAAAGCCATCACCCACAACAGTTATACGACATATGATGACAGCGGCGCCAGGTGCCACCAGCAATGCtgcacagcagctgcagttggcAACTGGGCAACAGGTGGCACAGCAGGCGCCGCCAACGACACCAGAACAGCTCCTGCATCAGAATGGAACTGGGCAGTACGTGTTGGTTCATCGCGCCAATGTGGGTGCAGCTGACAATCAAGCGCCACGTGCTTCGAGCGCCCCACCTATGCATCAAAATCAG TTTGTCACCGTGCAGAATCCGTTGCACAATCTGAACGGATTAACAATGGGCGGACGCGGGCGTCCGGCATCTGTTGACAATAACACGGCTGGCAACGGTGCGCCAGTGATTGCCAACAATGATGCACTGCATCATCATGAACTGCAcccgcagcagctgcaacagcagcagttgagcAATGTCAGTGCGGCCGCGAATATTGTGCGGCGCAATGTCGCTGCAGGTAAATTGGTGTATTATTAG
- the LOC132789389 gene encoding polycomb protein Asx isoform X1 — protein sequence MKTITPDTSTSAAPKEQQQQQQMPTQGATIPQQRQHIIPVIMEATAHVNLVDDDDEKDPLALDSAAHQTLPLETPQQQQHQQQQSAMNSTSPNKHTHSLRRHLPRIIMKSMPPEKKATGNNEDALHNNAALPPTTAVTLTAATAQLAPSPAINAATTSTSASSSSTTSAPPVRGISSRRIQQQQQAKAAAAAAAAAAAATAAAAAAAAASTASPSSKAVTQASTMREVLASIPGFSVKPRRRSNKKLTTAAQIEQFKDGKIDLETPDSILASTNLRALLNKQTFSLLPPLYQHNLIQLLPSVDREASEVVQPPLQQPDEPSTSSGSGSASVSSHEAIRLSASCLNNEFFARACLEWRERLSEGEFTPENQIKLKTEAEREKNKVDPWKLKHFEPYWGEKNAKRAPNSNPPTCKLKLEPSKQKLETTAADAAVVVTPPPPPSSTQTPTAPPPQPQQQQQEQQLQQATCDNETELKFNISTKCESTTTTTTTSTISIASENTATTGSSEATIATAETSVATINATTETLNKSSNNIISSSSNSSSSNALTEQHRRVLKRPSSSPSRRKRSDLSTIVSELPTTSKESKLIKREVVEMIVPNTTNIDEHATDELDAKLAVTINDQQPLINSTCAKNKATNTEALTTPTPTTASASIPATTSMSTSTAVAATSNIIPTTIPVTTNHFAGYSPDVELVEDTKATPNVALPTATTASTSTTTRNHDFVFADTIDHAYFHDHQATISHNFYSSSSSSNSTATIIKLDDPCDKQIEDSPTMPMTMASNSLSTTTSSSSLASSNCTSSSISSSLSSSCSSSNSSTTAATTTTLAAPISLATAAETTLADMQAMLSSVATLQQQQEQQQQSTPAVELNSSEMFQHVQHDWNFGGIKLMTSAPLNSDASTIDELHGAEQHLNDEAIHMMDVVNEAEDDDIVECHNLLDNNVTEAVAEEVDEDDDNVEEDDDIVECIDAEPQDQDEVMSAMVDHVIEDSEGDTVRDIVDKLQQHHQQQQEQQQQQQHQLHSQIQDVVQLAQHSFIPQAHNVDYSNEITHELLCDAVPMSAAEMEVSSTVITNSSNSNDSSNNLSLCSSSSSSIAINQLPQQATAPAAAPPQQQQQQQRQILVDSNGQIIGNFLLQQQQQQQRQQQQLQQQQLLQQFTLQAAAQQHQQQQQQQQQQQHQQVQQQQATSSNALHKTHQTLPITLRKPFEINSNGAQQFLAPNLLAQQQQQQQLEQQQQAQQKQQQLQQFALQQAQLHQRQLLAQVANNNLLQQQQLQQQQQQQQQSYQQQPQQSVVPPKFIAKPLNIISMTRPANASPNTAATPAVVATPTAANNQQIPSSYANVVTAVQQQPATAQQQQQLNHNSNLQQQQQQSVQIPVSAVNNVLTMKAMPPSGVPTTIAQQRLQPKMPTGKGRKATTNRLPPGAVNLERSYQICQAVIQNSPNRENLKAQLRPPAAILSQQQATTTVSSTSSNTALNVSTVAATPMSNLSTVSSNVIATAAAAAAPQNLKQEELLGGAATVAAAPALPSGMPPNVMGVGRPGVYKVIGPRMGGFPRKKYVQRKPSPTTVIRHMMTAAPGATSNAAQQLQLATGQQVAQQAPPTTPEQLLHQNGTGQYVLVHRANVGAADNQAPRASSAPPMHQNQFVTVQNPLHNLNGLTMGGRGRPASVDNNTAGNGAPVIANNDALHHHELHPQQLQQQQLSNVSAAANIVRRNVAAGTNITYIDAGNNSTSAPATTLIEAGNNFMVTTSTTSTTAAGSIAGNQVQIQQTTQQQQHPLLQMQQSGENTPPGNEATTNNSCACALNAMVICQQCGAFCHDDCINAAKLCVACVIR from the exons atgaaaaccaTAACGCCGGATACATCCACATCAGCAGCGCCaaaagaacagcagcagcaacaacaaatgcccACTCAAGGCGCCACCATTccacaacagcgacagcataTTATACCTGTGATTATGGAAGCAACGGCGCACGTGAATCTCGtagacgatgacgatgaaaAGGATCCATTAGCTTTGGACAGCGCAGCGCATCAAACGCTGCCATTAGAGAcgccccagcagcagcaacatcaacagcagcagtccGCGATGAATTCAACGTCACCcaacaagcacacacatagtCTGAG GCGCCACCTGCCACGCATCATAATGAAATCCATGCCACCTGAGAAAAAGGCAACAGGCAATAACGAAGATGCATTGCATAACAACGCTGCGTTAccgccaacaacagcagtaacgttaactgcagcaacagcgcaACTGGCGCCATCACCTGCCATCAACGCTGCCACTACATCCACCTCCGCCTCGTCCTCATCCACGACATCTGCACCACCTGTGCGTGGCATCAGCAGTCGTCGcatccaacagcagcagcaagctaaagcagctgcagcggcggcggcagcagcagcagcggcaacagcagccgcagcagcggcagcagcagcatcaacagcttCACCGAGTTCTAAGGCTGTTACCCAAGCGTCGACAATGCGTGAGGTACTGGCCTCGATACCGGGATTCAGTGTTAAGCCGCGTCGTCGCAGCAACAAGAAGCTTACAACTGCGGCGCAAATTGAGCAGTTTAAGGATGGCAAAATCGATTTGGAAACGCCAGACTCCATATTGGCATCCACAAACCTGCGCGCGTTGCTAAATAAGCAAACATTCTCATTATTGCCGCCACTGTACCAGCACAATCTTATTCAACTGTTGCCGAGCGTGGATCGCGAAGCCAGCGAGGTTGTGCAGCCACCGCTTCAGCAGCCGGACGAGCCGAGTACAAGCAGTGGGAGTGGCAGTGCTAGTGTCAGCTCCCATGAAGCCATACGATTAAGCGCCTCCTGCCTAAATAACGAGTTCTTTGCACGCGCCTGCTTAGAGTGGCGAGAACGTCTTAGCGAAGGCGAATTCACGCCAGAGAATCAAATAAAGCTGAAAACGGAAGCGGAACGGGAAAAGAACAAAGTCGATCCCTGGAAATTGAAGCACTTTGAGCCCTATTGGGGCGAGAAAAATGCGAAACGTGCACCGAATTCCAACCCGCCCACCTGTAAGCTTAAGCTCGAGCCCTCAAAGCAGAAGCTGgagacaacagcagctgatGCAGCTGTAGTAGTaacgccaccaccaccaccgtCATCAACACAAACACCAACAGCACCACCTccacagccacaacagcagcagcaagaacaacaactacaacaagcaACATGTGATAATGAGactgaattgaaatttaatatt AGCACAAAGTGCGAATCCACAACCACGACAaccacaacatcaacaatatcCATAGCCAGTGAGAATACTGCAACTACTGGCAGTAGCgaagcaacaatagcaacagcagaaacatCAGTGGCAACTATTaatgcaacaacagaaacattaaataaaagtagcaacaacatcattagcagcagtagcaacagcagcagcagcaacgcttTAACGGAGCAACATCGGCGCGTTCTGAAACGCCCGTCGAGCAGTCCATCACGACGCAAGCGCAGCGATCTATCGACAATCGTCAGTGAGTTGCCAACAACGTCAAAAGAAAGCAAGCTAATAAAACGAGAGGTTGTGGAGATGATTGTTCctaatacaacaaatattgaTGAGCATGCGACCGACGAGTTGGATGCAAAATTAGCAGTAACAATAAACGACCAGCAGCCACTTATAAACAGTACCTGTGCTAAAAACAAGGCAACAAATACGGAGGCATTAACAAcgccaacaccaacaacagcatctGCATCAataccagcaacaacatcaatgtccacatcaacagcagtagcagcaacatcaaacATTATACCTACAACAATTCCTGTGACTACCAATCACTTTGCAGGCTACTCGCCGGATGTGGAACTTGTTGAAG ACACCAAAGCAACGCCTAATGTGGCGctaccaacagcaacaactgcgtCGACATCGACAACCACAAGAAACCATGACTTTGTATTTGCAGATACAATCGATCACG CTTACTTCCATGATCATCAAGCAACCATTAGCCACAATTTCTattcctcatcatcatcatcaaatt CGACAGCAACAATCATTAAACTGGACGATCCTTGTGATAAGCAGATTGAGGATTCACCAACAATGCCCATGACAATGGCCAGTAATTCGCTATCGACAACAACGTCGTCGAGTTCGTTGGCGTCCAGCAATTGCACATCGTCATCGATATCATCTTCGTTATCATCGTCCTGTTCCAGCAGCAACTCCTCGACAACGGCTGCCACAACAACGACTTTGGCAGCTCCAATATCGCTAGCAACAGCTGCTGAAACAACGCTTGCTGATATGCAAGCAATGCTCAGCTCAGTGGCCACacttcaacagcaacaggagcaacagcaacaatcaaCACCCGCCGTGGAGTTAAATTCTAGTGAAATGTTTCAGCATGTGCAGCACGATTGGAACTTTGGTGGCATTAAATTGATGACATCGGCGCCATTAAATAGTGACGCATCAACAATCGACGAATTGCATGGAGCAGAGCAACATTTAAATGACGAGGCTATCCACATGATGGATGTGGTAAATGAAGCAGAGGATGATGACATTGTGGAATGTCACAATCTGCTGGACAATAATGTCACCGAGGCAGTGGCCGAAGAGGTTGACGAAGACGATGATAATGTCGAGGAGGATGACGATATTGTTGAATGCATTGACGCTGAGCCACAAGACCAGGATGAAGTGATGAGTGCAATGGTTGATCACGTTATCGAGGACAGCGAGGGCGACACTGTGCGTGATATTGTTGACAAATTacagcagcatcatcaacagcagcaggaacaacagcagcagcaacaacatcaattgCATTCGCAAATTCAGGATGTGGTGCAATTAGCGCAACATTCGTTTATACCACAAGCTCATAACGTCGACTATTCAAATGAG ATTACGCACGAACTGCTGTGTGATGCAGTGCCCATGTCGGCAGCCGAAATGGAAGTATCCAGCACGGTTATTACGaacagcagtaacagcaacgacagcagcaataatTTGAGTTTatgcagcagtagcagtagtAGTATTGCGATTAATCAGCTACCGCAACAAGCAACTGCACCTGCTGCAGCGCcccctcagcagcagcaacagcagcagcgtcagaTTCTGGTTGATTCCAATGGTCAGATTATTGGGAATTTCcttttgcaacaacaacagcagcaacagcgccagcagcagcaactgcagcagcagcaattatTACAACAGTTCACCTTGCAAGCAGCTGCacaacagcaccaacagcagcaacaacagcagcagcaacaacaacatcaacaggtgcaacagcagcaagccaCTAGCAGCAATGCGTTACATAAAACACATCAAACGTTGCCCATAACGTTGCGCAAGCCTTTTGAGATTAACAGCAATGGGGCTCAGCAGTTTTTGGCACCTAATCTTCtcgcacagcagcagcaacaacagcaactcgaacagcaacagcaagcacagcaaaagcagcaacaactacaacaatttgCTTTGCAACAGGCTCAATTGCATCAAAGACAATTGCTAGCGCAGGTAGCTAACAACAAtctgctgcaacaacagcaactgcagcaacaacaacagcagcagcaacaaagctATCAACAACAGCCGCAACAAAGCGTTGTGCCGCCCAAGTTCATAGCTAAGCCCCTGAACATTATATCGATGACACGACCAGCCAATGCATCGCCCAACACCGCTGCAACGCCTGCTGTTGtcgcaacaccaacagcagcaaataacCAACAGATTCCGTCCAGCTATGCCAATGTTGTTACGGCAGttcagcagcaaccagcaacagctcaacagcagcagcagcttaatCACAACAGTaatttgcaacagcaacaacagcagtctGTGCAGATACCCGTCTCAGCAGTTAACAATGTGCTGACAATGAAAGCAATGCCGCCATCAGGTGTGCCGACAACTATAGCCCAGCAACGATTGCAGCCTAAAATGCCCACGGGCAAGGGACGCAAGGCGACCACCAATAGATTGCCACCGGGTGCTGTTAATCTAGAGCGAAGCTATCAAATATGTCAGGCTGTAATACAGAACAGTCCAAATCGCGAGAACCTCAAAGCCCAACTGCGTCCGCCGGCAGCTATTCTCAgccagcagcaggcaacaacaactgtcaGCAGCACTAGCAGCAATACGGCATTGAATGTATCTACTGTGGCTGCCACACCGATGAGCAATCTCAGCACGGTTAGCAGCAATGTGatagcaacagctgctgccgccgcagcCCCACAGAATTTGAAGCAGGAGGAACTGCTTGGCGGGGCGGCCACCGTTGCTGCAGCGCCAGCCCTGCCCTCCGGTATGCCACCTAATGTAATGGGTGTGGGGAGACCAGGTGTCTACAAG GTAATCGGACCTCGCATGGGAGGCTTTCCGCGTAAGAAGTATGTGCAGAGAAAGCCATCACCCACAACAGTTATACGACATATGATGACAGCGGCGCCAGGTGCCACCAGCAATGCtgcacagcagctgcagttggcAACTGGGCAACAGGTGGCACAGCAGGCGCCGCCAACGACACCAGAACAGCTCCTGCATCAGAATGGAACTGGGCAGTACGTGTTGGTTCATCGCGCCAATGTGGGTGCAGCTGACAATCAAGCGCCACGTGCTTCGAGCGCCCCACCTATGCATCAAAATCAG TTTGTCACCGTGCAGAATCCGTTGCACAATCTGAACGGATTAACAATGGGCGGACGCGGGCGTCCGGCATCTGTTGACAATAACACGGCTGGCAACGGTGCGCCAGTGATTGCCAACAATGATGCACTGCATCATCATGAACTGCAcccgcagcagctgcaacagcagcagttgagcAATGTCAGTGCGGCCGCGAATATTGTGCGGCGCAATGTCGCTGCAG GAACCAATATCACCTACATTGATGCCGGTAACAACAGCACTTCGGCACCAGCAACTACTCTGATTGAAGCTGGCAATAACTTTATGGTAACAACCAgcacaacatcgacaacagcTGCTGGCAGCATTGCTGGCAATCAGGTACAAATACAGCAGACaactcaacaacagcagcatccattattgcaaatgcaacaaagcGGAGAGAACACGCCACCAGGCAACGAggcaacaaccaacaacagctgcGCATGTGCACTAAACGCGATGGTCATTTGTCAGCAATGCGGTGCATTCTGCCACGACGACTGCATCAATGCAGCCAAACTGTGCGTTGCCTGTGTGATTAGATGA